The sequence below is a genomic window from Dehalococcoidia bacterium.
ATTGAAGCTCCATCAAATATTTCAAAATCACTTGATGATAATTATCAAAAATTTGACACTATAATTCTAGATTGCATTAACTTACTTTCCGCAAATGCAATAATGAAATTTTCAGAACATTCTAACCAAGAAGAGTCTGATAAAGCTGTTTTATTTCAAATAGAAGATGTAATAAATGCATATAATAAGTCTTCTGCAACATGGTTAATAGTCACTAATGAAGTTGGATTAGGTCTTGTACCTCCTTATAAATTAGGTAGACTTTTTAGAGATTCATTAGGTAGAGCAAATCAAAAATTAGCTAAAATTTCAGATGAGGTAATTTTTATGGTTTCTGGAATACCAATGTATATTAAAAAGTAATTTATGGAATTATATGTAATAAGACATACTGAAGTCCACAATCCTGATAATTTATGTTACGGAAATTTTGATATCCCTTTATTGAAAGATTATGAACTAAAATCCGATCTTTTATTCTATAATTTACCAAATAATATAGATCAAATTTTTTCAAGCCCTTCAAAACGATGTACTGATTTACTTGATTATCAAAATGTTGATTTTATAACTAAAAATGAATTAAGAGAGTTGGATTTTGGTGATTGGGAAGGGAAAAAATGGGATGAAATTAATCAAAATGATTTAAATTTTTGGATGGAAGATTATGTTAATAGGCATCCTAAGAATGGTGAGAAAATGATAGATTTATATAATCGTTCAATAAAATTTACAT
It includes:
- the cobU gene encoding bifunctional adenosylcobinamide kinase/adenosylcobinamide-phosphate guanylyltransferase — protein: MGKKLIFVSGGARSGKSSFVENWAIENGKKVLFIATAERSDEEMEERIDSHIKNRPSSWETIEAPSNISKSLDDNYQKFDTIILDCINLLSANAIMKFSEHSNQEESDKAVLFQIEDVINAYNKSSATWLIVTNEVGLGLVPPYKLGRLFRDSLGRANQKLAKISDEVIFMVSGIPMYIKK
- a CDS encoding histidine phosphatase family protein, with product MELYVIRHTEVHNPDNLCYGNFDIPLLKDYELKSDLLFYNLPNNIDQIFSSPSKRCTDLLDYQNVDFITKNELRELDFGDWEGKKWDEINQNDLNFWMEDYVNRHPKNGEKMIDLYNRSIKFTYDVFYLNHKKILFVTHSGVIRALLSEALDINLRNIFDIPIKFNEIYKFNFNSSNKLSLHFSSKKDIETNYTTKKII